A stretch of the Clavibacter sp. B3I6 genome encodes the following:
- a CDS encoding HAD family phosphatase, with protein sequence MVDEARTPILAFFDVDNTLVHGASVFHLVRGLRAAGLLTVRDIVGAGWKHARFKARGENDRHLASARARGLEVVTGVTVADMARLADDIYERHTAPMVWPETLGLAQEHLAKGHQVWLVTASPSFLADVIARRLGLTGALGSALEVHDGAYTGRLEGEFLHGAHKAAAARGLLTRTGADAGACWAYSDSRHDIPLLTLVGHPVVVNPDQALAAHARESGWPSMRLRRASIRDARRRVRREAAQAGGSPAA encoded by the coding sequence ATGGTCGATGAGGCGCGCACCCCGATCCTCGCGTTCTTCGACGTGGACAACACCCTCGTCCACGGCGCGAGCGTCTTCCACCTCGTGCGGGGGCTCCGCGCGGCCGGCCTCCTCACCGTGCGCGACATCGTGGGCGCCGGATGGAAGCACGCGCGGTTCAAGGCGCGCGGCGAGAACGACCGTCATCTCGCGTCCGCCCGGGCCCGCGGCCTCGAGGTCGTCACCGGGGTCACCGTCGCGGACATGGCACGGCTCGCGGACGACATCTACGAGCGGCACACCGCCCCGATGGTCTGGCCGGAGACGCTCGGCCTCGCGCAGGAGCACCTCGCGAAGGGCCACCAGGTCTGGCTGGTCACCGCGTCGCCGTCGTTCCTCGCCGACGTGATCGCCCGCCGCCTCGGCCTCACGGGCGCGCTCGGCAGCGCGCTCGAGGTGCACGACGGCGCGTACACGGGACGCCTCGAGGGCGAGTTCCTGCACGGCGCGCACAAGGCCGCCGCCGCCCGGGGGCTCCTCACGCGGACGGGCGCGGACGCCGGGGCGTGCTGGGCCTACTCCGACTCCCGGCACGACATCCCGCTGCTCACGCTCGTCGGCCACCCGGTGGTCGTCAACCCGGACCAGGCGCTCGCCGCCCACGCCCGCGAGTCCGGCTGGCCGTCGATGCGGCTGCGGCGCGCGAGTATCCGCGACGCCCG